The window GGCCTTGTCCAGCACGGCCTTGGCGTAGGCTTCCTGGATGGTGCCTTGCTCATAACCGACAGTCTTGCCCTTCAGCGAAGCCACGTCTTCGCTCAGGCCGGAACCCTTCTTGAACACGTAAGCGGTTGGACCGGAGAACAGCTCATCGGAGAAGTCGATGACTTTTTCGCGGGCCGGGGTGACGGTCATCGAAGAGATCACACCGTCGAATTTATTGGCCTTCAGACCCGGAATCATGCCGTCGAAATCGCTTTCGACCCATTTGCACTTGACCTTCAGCTCGGCGCAGATCGCGTTCCCCAGATCGATGTCGAAGCCCACCAGGCTGCCGTCGGCCGCTTTCGACTCAAACGGAGCATAGGAAGGGTCAACGCCAAAACGCAGTTCTTTGTATTCCTTTGCCATGGCGGAACCAGCAGCCATGCACAACGCCAGTGCAGAAAGGGTCAGCAATGCTTTTTTCATTATTCAATCCCTAAGAACCAATATGAGCGCTTGTGGCGCAGAATTATTGTTACTGGAAAGCGTAAGACCTAATGAAAGTAGCAATTTCCGAACCAGAGTCCCGAACAAGCGTTTAAAAGGTGATACAAGAAGTGGCAACAGGGGATTTGTGCACGAAATCGGGCGTCGAAAAATAGCTGCACCAAATCAGGTCATGGAGACGCAAATCCTGTGGCGAGGGAGCTTGCTCCCGCTGGAGCGCGAAGCGGTCCGCTGTAGAAAATTTGCGACTGCTTCGCAGCCGAACGGGAGCAAGCTCCCTCGCCACAAAGGTTCTTTCAGCCCAACAAATCCTGCAGCGTTGCGAGGTTGTCTGCTTCTTCCACCGACTTGTCCCGCCGCCACCTCAGCATCCGCGGAAACCGCACGGCAATCCCGCTCTTGTGGCGTTTCGACAGGGCAATGCCCTCAAATCCCAACTCAAACACCAGGCTCGGTTTCACACTGCTCACCGGCCCGAATTTCTCCACTGTGGTCTTGCGCACGATGCTGTCGACCTGACGCATTTCCTCATCGGTCAGCCCGGAATAGGCTTTGGCGAACGGCACCAGGGTTCGTTCGCTGGCGTCCGGCGGGCCGTCCCAGACCGCGAAGGTGTAATCGCTGTAGAGATTCGCCCGGCGACCATGGCCTCGCTGCGCATAAATCAGCACCGCGTCGACGCTGAAGGGGTCGACTTTCCATTTCCACCAGACGCCCATGTCCTTGGTCCGGCCGACGCCATACAGCGCATCCCGGGCCTTGAGCATCATGCCTTCGACGCCTAGGCTGCGGGAGGCTTCGCGTTGTTTGGCGAGGTCAAACCAGTCTTCGCCGGTCAGCACCGGTGAGGTGAGTAACACCGGGTTGTTGCAGGTGCCGACGAGTTGATCGAGTTGAGCGCGGCGTTTGGCCTGAGGCTGACTGCGCCAGTCCTCGCCTTGCCATTCCAGCAGGTCGTAGGCGAGGACCACTACGGGCACTTCTTCGAGAATTTTCTTGTCCAGGGTTTTGCGGCCGATCCGCTGCTGCAACAGGGCGAACGGCATGACCGCGGGAGCGGCCGGCGATTGCGGGTTGAAGACATCGTCAGTATTCGGTCGAGGAGTTTTCCAGGCGACGATTTCACCATCGATCACTGTCCCGTCCGGCAAACCGTGCAACAGGCTGTCGAGTTCGGGAAAGCGCTCGGTCACCAGTTCTTCGCCGCGTGACCAGATCCACAGGCGCCCCTCACGCTTGACCACTTGAGCGCGGATGCCATCCCACTTCCATTCCACTTGCCACTGGCTCGCCGGGCCGAGCACGGCTTCGAACTGCTCGACCGGTTGTGAGAGGGCGTGGGCCAAAAAAAACGGGTAGGGCTGGCCACCGCGTTGGGCATGTTCGTCGGACGATTCCGGTGCGATCAATTTCAGATAATTGGCCGCGCTCGGACGATTCGACAGGTCGGTGTAACCGACCAGCCGCTGGGCCACGCGTTTGCTGTCGAGCCCGGCCATGGAGGCCAGGGCACGGGTTACCAACAGCTTGGAAACCCCGACGCGGAAACTGCCGGTGATGAGTTTGATGCAGAGCATCAGGCTATGGCGATCCAGTTGCGCCCAGAGCGCGGGCAGTCGCTCGACGAGGACTTCCGGGGACTCACCGCGCAGTGGCAGCAGCTTGTCTTCGATCCATACCGCCAGCCCGTCGGTGGAGCTGTGCAGGGTTTCGGGCAGCACCAGCGAAATCGTTTCCGCCAGATCGCCGACCGCTTGATAACTCTCTTCGAACAGCCAAGGCTCAAGTCCGGAAAAATCGACCGCCAGCTCACGCAGCACGCGTACCGGCACCAGTTGCCGTGGGCGTCCACCGGACAAGAAGTACACCGCCCACGCGGCGTCTTCGGGGGCGGCCTGGGCGAAGTAGGATTGCATCGCAGCCAGTTTGGCATTGCTTGAAGTGGTAGCGTCGAGTTCGGCATACAGCTCGGCGAATGCCTTCATGACAGCACCTCGGCGGTCTCGGGTTCGACGGCGGCGTTGTCGTCCTCATCGTCGCCATACTCCGTGCTGAAACCCATGGCATCGAGGCCTTGTTCGCGCAGATGACGCACCAACACCCCGACCGAACCGTGGGTGACCATCACCCGTTCGGCGCCGGTCTGTTCGATGGCCCAGAGCAGGCCCGGCCAGTCGGCGTGGTCGGACAATACAAAACCGCGGTCGACACCGCGTCTGCGCCGCGTGCCGCGCAAGCGCATCCAGCCACTGGCGAAGCCATCACTGTAATCGCCAAACCGGCGCATCCAGGTGCTGGCGCCGGCCGATGGCGGGGCGATGACCAGCGCCTTGCGCATCATCGGGTCGCTTTTCAGAACATCGCCGGCATAGATCGTGGGCGGTATAAAAACGCCGCTGTCGCGATACACCCGATTCAGTGGTTCGACGGCGCCATGCACCAAGATGGGGCCGAGACTGGCGTCGATGCCGTGGAGAATCCGCTGGGCCTTGCCGAAGGAATAACAGAACAGGACGCTGGTTTTGTCGACGGAGGCATTGGCCTGCCACCACTGATTGACCTCGGCAAAGACCTGCGCCTGGGGTTGCCAGCGATAGATGGGCAGGCCAAAGGTCGACTCCGTGATGAAGGTATGGCACTTCACCGGTTCGAATGGCGTGCAGGTGCCGTCAGGCTCGATTTTGTAATCCCCGGAGGCCACCCAGACTTCGCCGCCGTATTCCAGGCGAACCTGGGCGGAGCCGAGGACGTGGCCGGCGGGGTGAAAACTCAGGGTGACACCGTGGTGCTGCAAGCGCTCGCCATAGGCCAGGGTTTGCAGGTTGATGTCCTGGCCCAATCGCGCACGCAAAATCCCTTCGCCGGGCGCGGCCGCCAGGTAATGCTGGTTGCCGGTACGGGCGTGGTCGCCGTGAGCATGAGTGATGACCGAACGCTCGACTGGCCGCCACGGGTCGATATAGAAATCGCCGGCGGGGCAGTACAAACCTTCAGGACGCGCGATAACAAGATCCATGTTGTTACCAAAATGGGGGGACTTGTTAGCTATGAGGTTTGCGCGAAGCCAGAAGTTCTATCGAGATTTCAAGGATGAGTAAGATCCCAGTGTGGGGCAACTGTGGCGAGGGGGCTTGCCGGAACGCCGCATCGCCCCGTTCGGCTGCGAAGCAGTCGTAAACCGTTGAGTGCGGTTTGACTTTGAAATGCCGGGGCCGCTTCGCGACCCAACGGGGCAAGCCCCCTCGCCACAGGTCGCTCCCACATTGGGTCGGTGGTGACGTTACTTGCCGGGTGTCAGGGTCAATCGAGTTTTGCCATAAACCTTGTCAAAGTTCTGCGGCTGCATCGGCAGGCTCATGTATTGCCCCTTCAGCCATGGATCAATGCTGTCGAGATAATTCGGGCTCGCCGGGTTGCTGGACTGACCGGTGCCGTTCTGCCCCATCAAAGGCTCCGCCTGGCCGAAATCAACGATAAAGCGCATGGCCGGCGCCAGCGTGGTGTTGAAGTCCTGACCCCAGGTGAACGCCGCCGTGTTCAGCGTCGTGTGATCGCCCCCCGCCGCCAATGGACCGCGAACTGTCTGGCCATTGGCATTCTTCCATTCATAGCGGTGCAATTTCCCCCACTGCCAGGCTTTGTGATCGCCGCCCAATTGGCTATCACCGGCGCTGATCGCCGCCGCCAGACTGCGGGCGAGGATCGCCGGCTTGTCTTCTTTCTGCGGCGTGCGCGCGTCATCCCAGAACGGACTGTCTTCACGGCCCAGCAGGTGATCGGCCTGCGCGGCGTAGGACAACTTGCCGTTGGCGATAAAGGCTTTCCACGCCGGGCTGCTTTCCGGGCCCAGTTCGTCGAGGAAAATCTGCTTGGTACTTTCCTGCAGGAACAGCTCGTAGATCGCCGCATCCGCGGAGGTCGGGCTGAGTTTGCCGTCGAAGGCCATCAAGCGGGTCAGCGCCTCGCGAGCCTTGCCGCGCTCGGCCACCGGCAGCGCTTCGATGGCCTGTTTGAGCGGTTGGGCCATGCCCGGGGCTTCAAACATTTTCTTCAGTTTGGCGGCGAACGTCGTGGTCTGGTCGTATTGCATCGCGATCACGCTGCGCGTGTCGTGTTTGCCCACACCCGCCAGTTCGGCCAGGCGTTCGCCACGCTCCGGCGCCGACCAGGAATTGGACAACTGCATGCCGTAGCCATGGGGAATGACCCGCTGGTTGGCGGTGCCGAGCCAGCCTTGGGCCGGGTCCTGGTCATACGGGTGGAGCATCGGGTCGGCGTAACCGTCCCAATCGTAGCGACCTTCCCAGCCCGGCGACGGCAGCAGGCCTTCACCTTCGCGACGGTTCGGGTAACGCCCGGTGACTTGCCAGCCGATGTTGCTGGCGTCGGCGAACACCAGGTTCAAGGCGATGGCGCGGATTTCGCGGCTGGCGTCCGAGGCTTTCTCGACGTTCTGCGCCCGGGACAGGTCGAAAAACGCGTCCAGGGTTTTGTCATCGGTGAAATTCGGCGTCTGCAAGGCCAGTCCGAAACCGTTGGCCAGTGTCGTGCCTTGAGCGCTGTTGAGCAGTGGACCGTGGCGGGTTTCGTAGACGACTTCGCGAATCGGCCGCTGGCCTTTGACGAAGTAGGTTTCGTTGCGCACGATCGCCGGCTGCCATTTGCCGCCGACCTCATACGTGAGGCCGTTGCCCTGGCGTTTGATTTTTTCCAGGAACAGGTCCTGGTTGTCGCCCATGACCGAGGTCATGCTCCACGCAACTTTGCCGTTGAAACCGCCGAGCACCATGGGCAAACCGGCAATGGTCACGCCGGAAGCCTGGTATTTCGGTGCGCGAATCTGCACGTAGCTGTACCACGAAGGCACGCCCAACGGGCCATGGCTGTCGCTGGCCAGCAG is drawn from Pseudomonas sp. 31-12 and contains these coding sequences:
- a CDS encoding ligase-associated DNA damage response exonuclease, which produces MDLVIARPEGLYCPAGDFYIDPWRPVERSVITHAHGDHARTGNQHYLAAAPGEGILRARLGQDINLQTLAYGERLQHHGVTLSFHPAGHVLGSAQVRLEYGGEVWVASGDYKIEPDGTCTPFEPVKCHTFITESTFGLPIYRWQPQAQVFAEVNQWWQANASVDKTSVLFCYSFGKAQRILHGIDASLGPILVHGAVEPLNRVYRDSGVFIPPTIYAGDVLKSDPMMRKALVIAPPSAGASTWMRRFGDYSDGFASGWMRLRGTRRRRGVDRGFVLSDHADWPGLLWAIEQTGAERVMVTHGSVGVLVRHLREQGLDAMGFSTEYGDDEDDNAAVEPETAEVLS
- a CDS encoding penicillin acylase family protein; protein product: MASPALTHFLPRFGVAAAVAGVLSLTGCQTWNTQDTLPPTTGVQPLKGLAQNVSVRRNAMGMPLIESNSFHDALFALGYVHASDRITQMVTLRLLAQGRLSEMSGSDSLDADRYMRAVNLKKSAGELYKASSPRLKRFFEVYARGVNAYLFRFRDKLPADLAATGYKPEYWKPEDSALIFCLLNFSQSANLPEEIAALMLAQTVTTDKLGWLTPSAPDEKLPQGEAEKLQGIKLNGAIPGLADISKATAQLSDLNLLGATSSNNWAIGPQRSRSGKSLLASDSHGPLGVPSWYSYVQIRAPKYQASGVTIAGLPMVLGGFNGKVAWSMTSVMGDNQDLFLEKIKRQGNGLTYEVGGKWQPAIVRNETYFVKGQRPIREVVYETRHGPLLNSAQGTTLANGFGLALQTPNFTDDKTLDAFFDLSRAQNVEKASDASREIRAIALNLVFADASNIGWQVTGRYPNRREGEGLLPSPGWEGRYDWDGYADPMLHPYDQDPAQGWLGTANQRVIPHGYGMQLSNSWSAPERGERLAELAGVGKHDTRSVIAMQYDQTTTFAAKLKKMFEAPGMAQPLKQAIEALPVAERGKAREALTRLMAFDGKLSPTSADAAIYELFLQESTKQIFLDELGPESSPAWKAFIANGKLSYAAQADHLLGREDSPFWDDARTPQKEDKPAILARSLAAAISAGDSQLGGDHKAWQWGKLHRYEWKNANGQTVRGPLAAGGDHTTLNTAAFTWGQDFNTTLAPAMRFIVDFGQAEPLMGQNGTGQSSNPASPNYLDSIDPWLKGQYMSLPMQPQNFDKVYGKTRLTLTPGK
- a CDS encoding ATP-dependent DNA ligase, coding for MKAFAELYAELDATTSSNAKLAAMQSYFAQAAPEDAAWAVYFLSGGRPRQLVPVRVLRELAVDFSGLEPWLFEESYQAVGDLAETISLVLPETLHSSTDGLAVWIEDKLLPLRGESPEVLVERLPALWAQLDRHSLMLCIKLITGSFRVGVSKLLVTRALASMAGLDSKRVAQRLVGYTDLSNRPSAANYLKLIAPESSDEHAQRGGQPYPFFLAHALSQPVEQFEAVLGPASQWQVEWKWDGIRAQVVKREGRLWIWSRGEELVTERFPELDSLLHGLPDGTVIDGEIVAWKTPRPNTDDVFNPQSPAAPAVMPFALLQQRIGRKTLDKKILEEVPVVVLAYDLLEWQGEDWRSQPQAKRRAQLDQLVGTCNNPVLLTSPVLTGEDWFDLAKQREASRSLGVEGMMLKARDALYGVGRTKDMGVWWKWKVDPFSVDAVLIYAQRGHGRRANLYSDYTFAVWDGPPDASERTLVPFAKAYSGLTDEEMRQVDSIVRKTTVEKFGPVSSVKPSLVFELGFEGIALSKRHKSGIAVRFPRMLRWRRDKSVEEADNLATLQDLLG
- a CDS encoding transporter substrate-binding domain-containing protein, translated to MKKALLTLSALALCMAAGSAMAKEYKELRFGVDPSYAPFESKAADGSLVGFDIDLGNAICAELKVKCKWVESDFDGMIPGLKANKFDGVISSMTVTPAREKVIDFSDELFSGPTAYVFKKGSGLSEDVASLKGKTVGYEQGTIQEAYAKAVLDKAGVKTQAYQNQDQVYSDLMSGRLDAAIQDMLQAELGFLKSPKGEGYEVSKPVDSELLPSKTAIGISKGNKDLKELLNKGIKALHDDGTYATIQKKHFGDLNLYSGK